Part of the Streptomyces sp. NBC_01264 genome, GTACACCCAGGCCGCCAGCTCCGCGGGCAGCTCCAGCGGCTCCCGGGCCGTGACCAGGACCAGGCTCTCGGACCGCTCGGGCACGAGCATCCGTACCTGCGCGGCGTCCACGGCATCGTCCAGCACCACCGCCACCGGCGTGCCCTTCACGTGCTGGTGGTACAAGTCGCCCAACCTGCGCACCTGTTGCTCCGCCGACGAACCCTCACGGAACAGCAGCTGCTCGCGCGGCGCACCGAGCCGGTTCATCAGGTGCAGCAGCGCCTCGCGCGTCGGCAGCGGGCTCTCCGAGGTACCTCCGCCGCGCAGGTTCACCACGCAGGCACCCCGGAACTGGTCCCGCAGCGCCTGCGCGGCGTGCAGCGCGAGCGTGGTCCGGCCCACCCCGGGCTCCCCGTGCAGCACCACGACCACCGGGCGCGTCTCGGTGCTCGCCCGGGCGCTGTGCACCCACTGCGTGATGCGGGCCAGCTCGGCCCGCCGCCCGACGAACGCACCGTCCAGCGCCGGGAGTTGTCCGAAGGACTGCTCCAGCATGGCCCGCCGCCGGGCCTCGGCACTGCGATTGGCCCCGCGCAGCGGAAGGGCGGAGACGTTGTTGCCGTTCACCGCCTTGGGAGGGGTGTGCAGCGCCGCCGCCACCTTGCGCTGCTGCTCCAGGAAGGGGCGTATCCCGCGCACCTCCAGCGCCGACAGCCACTTCAGCTTGAGCTGCTCCGCCCCGCCCGGGCGGCCCGCCTCCCCGGCCCGCCGGTTCGCCGCGGGCAGGTGCAGGGCCGTCACCTTGACCACAGTCGCCGTCGCCCCGGCCACGCCCACGACGGCGCCGGCGGTCAGCGCGGTACCGACCGCCACGCTGAAGGCCAGGTCCGCCACCACCGCGGCAGCGGCCGCGACCCCGGTGACCAGCAACGCCGTCGAGGTGTTCGCCCGCCGGAAGGCCTCGCCGAGCGACTGCTCCCCGGCGGCCGCCTCGTCCAGCGCCCGCACGTACGCCTCGTACTCGGTGGCCGCACTCGCCGCGAGCGAGTCCAGCGCCTGCCTGCCCCGCTCCAGCAGCGCCGCCTTGGCCTCCGGGGTGCCGGCCGCCCCACCAGCTCCCCGCCGGGACTCCTCCTCCACGGCCCGCCCCAGCAACCGCTCGGCCTCACCGCGATGACTGTCCCGCATCGGCAATCCCCCTCAGAGAGCTCCGGCACCGTGCCACAAGTGTCCGTCGGGACGGGCGTGAGCGCGAGAGAATCTGAGCTAGTTCAGAGGGAGTTGGAGCGCAACCGGTCGTTTATGGTGTCCCGATGGGCAGACGCCGGGGACCATCGGGACGGTGCGCGGCACTGGCGGGCCTCCTCCTGGCGGTGAACGGCTGCGCGCTCCTGCCGGAGGAAGAGGTTCCCGAACGCGGCTTCTGGCTCCGCTACGAGAAGCCGGCGGCGGCCGACCGGGACAGCGCCCGCTTCGTGAAGACCTGGCAGCTCCCCGAGCTCACCCTCGCCGCCCTCAACTCGTACGTGGACCTGCCGTACCTGGTCACCCTCGTCGTCACGTCCTGCCACGGCGAAGGGACCGGCTACGACCCGGACACCCGGCGCATCGAGCTCTGCTACGACGACGTGGCCGAGGACCGCGAGCGCCTCGACGACGAGGAACTCTCCGAGGTGGTCCGCGAAACGATCTACCACGAGGCCGGCCACGCCCTGATCGACGCCCTGGACCTCCCGGACGAAGGGGCCCGCGCCGAGGAGGACGCCGCCGACCGCTTCGCCCAGGTGGCGCTCCTGACCGGCGACCCCGAGGGCGACGAGACCCTGCTGGCGGCAGCCCGCGCCCACGACCTGTCGGCCGCCGCCGAGGCCACCCCCGACCCCACCGACGAACACGCCCCGGACGCGGCCCGCGCGGAATCCCACCGCTGCGCGGTCCACGGCGCCTTCCCGACCCGCCACAAGGACCTGGCAACCCCCTCCCGCACCGACTGCACGGCCACCTGGACCCGAACCCGCGACACCTGGACCCACGCCCTGGCCCCGCTCCTGCGGCACGCGTAACCCCTTCCCCGGTTCGTCCGCTATGCGGAACATCGGACGAACTATCGAAAGGGGAAAGGGTCATGGATGACATAGCCCGGGCCACCGAGGGCGGCCTCATCCCGGTCGCCTCGTACGCACGCACCTCCCAGGACCCGCCGCAGGGCGACGCGCGCGGCGTGCGCCACCAGCACCGGATCAACGAACGCACGGTCCGCGAGCACGGCTGCGTCGTCGTCGCCACCTACACGGACAACGCGCGCAACGCGACCAAGGACGACCGGGAGCGCCCCGCATTCGACCACCTCCTCACGGACCTGCACCGCGGCCACGCATTCACGGCGGGTCCCTTGCGCGGAGTCGTCGCTGTCGCGGACCGGGACGGCCTGCGGGATCCGTACAGCAAGGCCGGCCTGCTGCGAGGCGCCGCATCACTCCAAGGGGCGGTCGCGGAGGGCGAGATGCGCAGCCGCCGCGTCCAGGACTGGCACTGGTCGCGCGCCATGGACGGCCTGCCGCACAGCGGGCCGCGGCCCTTCGGGTGGCAGGAGGACCGGCAGAGTTCTCGGCAGGGAGCCTGTCCATGCATCGGGGCCCTCTGAGCCCACGATTGACCAACCGCAAGGCTGGCCCGAAGTATCTCGTCACCGGGTTTCTGCGCTGTGGTGAGTGCGACCAACTCATGGGCGGCAGCAAGAGCGCCCGCAGTCGCAAGAGTCCGTACAACTACATCTGCGTCTCGGGGCGTGGTTGCGGCCGATGCGCCATCAGTGGTCCGCTCGTCGAGGAGGCCGTGGAGAGGCTCCTCTTTTCCGGCGACGGGCAGACCCGGATCCGGCTGCCGGAGCCGATGCGGCAGCGGTGGCAGTCGGGCGACACGGGATTCGAGGAGAAGCGGAAGGTAATTGCCTCGGTTTTCACCCACCTCGTAGTCAAACCAGGAAAGAAGGGCTGCCCCACCTGGGATCATTCCCGCGTGATACCGGTATGGAAGTGGGCTGATCGCATCAGGCCGCCGAACCGGCGGCCTGATGGCCCCGTCGTGAGGGGCTCGCTAGTCGGTGCGGCAGGATGGGAGTATGCCGAATCGCCTTGCGAACGAGACCTCCCCGTACCTGCTCCAGCACGCCGACAATCCCGTCGACTGGTGGCCGTGGTCTCCGGAAGCCTTCGCAGAGGCGCGTGAGCGCGGCGTGCCCGTCTTGCTCAGCGTTGGTTACTCTTCGTGTCATTGGTGCCATGTATTTAGCTTCGAAAGCTTCGAAGATGAACTCGTCGCCGCCTACATGAACGAGCACTTCGTCAACGTCAAGGTCGACCGCGAAGAGCGTCCCGACATCGACGCCGTCTACATGGAGGCCGTGCAGGCCGCCACCGGGCAGGGTGGGTGGCCCATGACCGTGTTCCTGACGGCCGACGCCGAGCCCTTCTACTTCGGGACCTACTTCCCGCCCG contains:
- a CDS encoding DUF4344 domain-containing metallopeptidase, yielding MGRRRGPSGRCAALAGLLLAVNGCALLPEEEVPERGFWLRYEKPAAADRDSARFVKTWQLPELTLAALNSYVDLPYLVTLVVTSCHGEGTGYDPDTRRIELCYDDVAEDRERLDDEELSEVVRETIYHEAGHALIDALDLPDEGARAEEDAADRFAQVALLTGDPEGDETLLAAARAHDLSAAAEATPDPTDEHAPDAARAESHRCAVHGAFPTRHKDLATPSRTDCTATWTRTRDTWTHALAPLLRHA
- a CDS encoding recombinase family protein, coding for MDDIARATEGGLIPVASYARTSQDPPQGDARGVRHQHRINERTVREHGCVVVATYTDNARNATKDDRERPAFDHLLTDLHRGHAFTAGPLRGVVAVADRDGLRDPYSKAGLLRGAASLQGAVAEGEMRSRRVQDWHWSRAMDGLPHSGPRPFGWQEDRQSSRQGACPCIGAL
- a CDS encoding zinc ribbon domain-containing protein — encoded protein: MHRGPLSPRLTNRKAGPKYLVTGFLRCGECDQLMGGSKSARSRKSPYNYICVSGRGCGRCAISGPLVEEAVERLLFSGDGQTRIRLPEPMRQRWQSGDTGFEEKRKVIASVFTHLVVKPGKKGCPTWDHSRVIPVWKWADRIRPPNRRPDGPVVRGSLVGAAGWEYAESPCERDLPVPAPARRQSRRLVAVVSGSLRRGA